The DNA sequence CATCTAAAACTCTGCGAAACCGCGTCAGGTCTAATTTTTTATTGGTTTCCTGTATAACTAACCGGTTATGCGGGTCAACCTCATATTTTACCTTTTCCACTAACTACCTCATTCAGCTGAATATCTGCGGCCGATATAGCTGTTAATTTCTTCGCTGGGAATCCTATAGCCGCCCCGCCGGCCTTCTTTGTAAGCAGTGATTTTCTTCTTTCTGATCAGAGA is a window from the Candidatus Omnitrophota bacterium genome containing:
- a CDS encoding helix-turn-helix domain-containing protein, which produces MKKKLLLTREAAGMLRISEEYLRSLIRKKKITAYKEGRRGGYRIPSEEINSYIGRRYSAE